The genomic segment CTTGCATGAAGGCGATGAGATTGCCGCCACCGAAGTCTTCCTCCTCAAATCGCTCATTCAAAAGTCACAGATGGGCGAAGGCCATGCGCACTGAGGAGAAAAGCAATGCTCAATAAACTTGTTGAAATATCACTACAGTACAAATTTCTCGTCATTATCGCCTTTTTGGTGATCGGTTTTTTCGGGTGGCGTGCTGTCAATACGGTTCCAATTGACGCCTTCCCAGATGTAACGCCGGTTCAGGTGAACATCTATACTGAATCCCCCGGTCTGGCTGCCGAGGATGTCGAGCAGCTTCTTACTTTTCCAATTGAATCCGGCATGGCGGGCCTTCCCGGTGTTGAACAAATTCGCTCGGTCAGCCTGTTCGGACTGTCCTATGTCGCAGTTTATTTTGAAGACGACATGGACATTTATTTCGCCCGCAGGCTGGTCATGGAGCGGCTGGCCGAAGTAGAGGACCGCATTCCCGAGGGTTACGGGACGCCGGAAATGGGGCCCAACACGTCAGGGCTCGGCCAGGTTTTCTGGTACACGCTTGAGCGGGCGGATGAAAAGCTGGTTGGCGACATCACGGACATGGATCTGCGGACTTTGCAGGACTGGTCCATTCGCCTAATTCTACGCACCGCAGCAGGAGTTGATGATGTGACTTCCTGGGGTGGGCAAGAACGTCAGTTTCAGGTCCAGATCGATCCGCTCAAGCTTATTAAGTACGGACTTGGCTATCGTGATGTCATGGAGGCAATTGAGACCAACAACCGTCAGGTAGGTGGCCAGTATATTGATCAGGGGCCAGAGCAATTTCTCGTTCGCGGCCTCGGTCTTGTAAAGAATGAACAGGATATCGGGAGCATCGTTCTCAAGGTCGAAGACGGAACGCCGGTTTACCTTCGCAACGTTGCGGAGATCAAGCAGGCTCCGGCGCTTCGTTTTGGTGCTGTGACCCGCGACGGCGAGGAAGTTGTCCTCGGCATGGCATTATCACGCATCGGCGAGAATGCGAAAAATGTTGTCGATGCCGTGAAGGGTAAACTTTCGATTGCCGAACAGGCCTTGCCCGAAGGCGTAAAACTACGGCCGATCTATGATCGTACAGACCTCGTCGAGAAGGCTGTTTCAACGGCGGAACGCGCATTGATTGAAGGCTCAATCCTTGTGGCTATCGTCCTTTTCCTGTTCCTGGGAGAGCTTCGGTCAGCCCTTGTCGTAATTGCGGCTCTGCCACTGGCCATGCTGATTGCCTTTATTTTTATGGAGCAGGCCGGGTTGTCGGCCAATTTGATGTCGCTCGCGGGCCTTGCAATCGGTATCGGTATGATGGTCGATGGCGCTGTCGTCATGGTGGAAAATTCATTCAGGATCATGGCGGAACGTAAAGCCGAAGAGGGAAAAGTACGACGCACAGCTGCAGTATTGACCGCTGCGCGTGAAGTCGCCAACCCGATTGCGTTCGCGATCCTGATCATCATTGTCGTATTTTTGCCTCTGTTTAGCCTTCAGGGGTTGGAGGGCAAGCTTTTCAAGCCGATGGCGTTCAATATCAGTTTCGCCATGGCCGGATCACTCGTGTTGACGCTCACGATCATCCCTGTACTTGCGGCACTGATTCTCAAGCCTAAGGAAGAGCGTGACACACTGTTGGTACGATGGATCAAACGGGGATACTTGCCTCTTCTGTCCTGGTCACTTGCTAACAAGCGGAAGGTTGTCTTGACGGCTATGGCGCTTCTGATCGGAAGCCTGTCGCTTTTCCCTTTTTTGGGGAAGGAGTTCATGCCGCAGTTGCAGGAGGGATCGATAATGTGGCGCGTCACGTCCATTCCTTCCACCTCACTGGATCAATCAATCAAGATTTCTAAAGACATCGAAATGGCGCTTTCCGAATATTCTGAAGTTGAAACAACTGTTGCCATGATAGGTCGCGCTGAAAAAGGTGAAACCGCCGATGTCAATTACATGGAAATATATACAGCATTGAAGCCTCATGATAAATGGAGCTCGGATCGCTCCTTTGAGGAGTTGGCCGAAGCCATGCGAGAAACGCTTGAAGAGGTTGTTCCTACTTCGGTCGTCGCGTTCACCCAACCGATCCAGATGCGTGTGGAAGAGCTTATCTCGGGTGTGCGCGCCACATTGGCGGCAAAACTGTATGGCGAGGATCTGGGAGAACTCGACCGCCTAAGTCGGAAAATTAAAAATGTGATAGCGGGCGTGCCCGGTGTTGCGGATTTATCTTTAGAAGCGAACCTGGGCAAACCGCAGGTCCGCATCGAGGTTGACCGCTCGCAGCTTGCCCGTTATGGGCTGAATGCCGATGACGTTCTGACTATTGTCCGAACCGGTATCGGGAACGAACCTGTTTCCACTCTCATCGAGGGTGTAAAGAGGTTCGATATCACGGCAAGACTTAGAGACTCTTCAAAGCAATCCGTTGATTCCATCAAAGCCATCCCCTTACGCACAGCGGACGGTGCGGTCATTCCCCTCTCCCGAGTCGCGGATGTTTCTGTCGCAGAAGGCTATTCCTTTGTTCGCCGTGAGCAATTGCAACGCTACTCCGTCATCCAAATGGATGTCCGTGGCCGCGACGTTGACGGCTTTGTGCGGGATGCCAACAAAGCGATTGAGCAGAATGTCAAACTCCCGCCGGGCTATTGGATCGAATGGGGCGGTTCCTTTGAAAACCAGCAGCGGGCGTTGACACGGCTGGCAATCATCGTTCCGTTGACGATTTTCTTTATCTTCGTTCTGCTCTATACGGCGTTCAATTCTATCCGCTACGCGACACTAATCATCGCCAACGTGCCTTTCGCCACAATTGGCGGCCTCATTGCGCTTGCGGTTACCGGCCAATATATCTCTGTGCCGTCTGCAATCGGTTTTATCGCTGTCTTTGG from the Luteithermobacter gelatinilyticus genome contains:
- a CDS encoding efflux RND transporter permease subunit, whose protein sequence is MLNKLVEISLQYKFLVIIAFLVIGFFGWRAVNTVPIDAFPDVTPVQVNIYTESPGLAAEDVEQLLTFPIESGMAGLPGVEQIRSVSLFGLSYVAVYFEDDMDIYFARRLVMERLAEVEDRIPEGYGTPEMGPNTSGLGQVFWYTLERADEKLVGDITDMDLRTLQDWSIRLILRTAAGVDDVTSWGGQERQFQVQIDPLKLIKYGLGYRDVMEAIETNNRQVGGQYIDQGPEQFLVRGLGLVKNEQDIGSIVLKVEDGTPVYLRNVAEIKQAPALRFGAVTRDGEEVVLGMALSRIGENAKNVVDAVKGKLSIAEQALPEGVKLRPIYDRTDLVEKAVSTAERALIEGSILVAIVLFLFLGELRSALVVIAALPLAMLIAFIFMEQAGLSANLMSLAGLAIGIGMMVDGAVVMVENSFRIMAERKAEEGKVRRTAAVLTAAREVANPIAFAILIIIVVFLPLFSLQGLEGKLFKPMAFNISFAMAGSLVLTLTIIPVLAALILKPKEERDTLLVRWIKRGYLPLLSWSLANKRKVVLTAMALLIGSLSLFPFLGKEFMPQLQEGSIMWRVTSIPSTSLDQSIKISKDIEMALSEYSEVETTVAMIGRAEKGETADVNYMEIYTALKPHDKWSSDRSFEELAEAMRETLEEVVPTSVVAFTQPIQMRVEELISGVRATLAAKLYGEDLGELDRLSRKIKNVIAGVPGVADLSLEANLGKPQVRIEVDRSQLARYGLNADDVLTIVRTGIGNEPVSTLIEGVKRFDITARLRDSSKQSVDSIKAIPLRTADGAVIPLSRVADVSVAEGYSFVRREQLQRYSVIQMDVRGRDVDGFVRDANKAIEQNVKLPPGYWIEWGGSFENQQRALTRLAIIVPLTIFFIFVLLYTAFNSIRYATLIIANVPFATIGGLIALAVTGQYISVPSAIGFIAVFGVAMLNGIVLVSFINELREKGLGVAEAVRRGTELRLRPVLMTASVAILGLVPMLLSSGVGAETQRPLASVVVGGLISSTFLTLVLLPVVYEWMETRDARHKLERGRRFIISKPNAH